A single genomic interval of Novosphingobium ginsenosidimutans harbors:
- a CDS encoding esterase/lipase family protein, whose translation MTAASAAFPQPSHARPPSRLFAFAEPRALLEFAAFYAVRPYLSNLPKGDGHPVLVLPGFLASDSSTAPLRNLLKQLGYDARGWGMGRNVRIDAPRVHEMESMLLRIYRETGRKVSIVGWSLGGVFARELAKAHPEAVRLVISLGSPISDDRRHSNAARLFEYLNGRDPEPIRQGRFVDLHRAPPVPTTSILTKTDGVVHWRGSVQKRDSHPHTENIEVLASHCGLGFNPSAVIAIVDRLQQPEGEWKPFQARLSQRWMFPKTSLQ comes from the coding sequence ATGACAGCAGCCAGTGCCGCATTCCCGCAGCCGAGCCACGCTCGGCCGCCCTCGCGCCTGTTCGCCTTTGCCGAGCCGCGCGCGCTGCTTGAATTCGCGGCCTTCTATGCTGTCCGCCCCTATCTTTCGAACCTGCCAAAGGGCGATGGGCATCCGGTGCTGGTCCTGCCGGGTTTTCTCGCCTCGGACAGCTCGACCGCACCCTTGCGCAACCTGCTCAAGCAGCTGGGCTATGATGCCCGCGGCTGGGGCATGGGCCGCAATGTCCGGATCGATGCACCCCGCGTGCACGAAATGGAATCGATGCTGCTACGGATCTACCGCGAGACTGGCCGCAAGGTCTCGATCGTTGGCTGGAGCCTGGGCGGCGTCTTTGCCCGCGAACTGGCCAAGGCCCACCCAGAAGCAGTGCGGCTGGTGATCTCGCTTGGCAGTCCCATTTCCGATGACCGCCGCCATTCCAATGCGGCGCGGCTGTTCGAATACCTCAACGGCCGCGATCCCGAGCCGATCCGCCAGGGCCGGTTCGTCGATCTGCATCGCGCCCCGCCAGTCCCGACGACCTCGATCCTGACCAAGACCGATGGCGTGGTCCATTGGCGTGGCTCCGTCCAGAAGCGCGATAGCCACCCGCATACCGAGAATATCGAGGTGCTGGCCAGCCACTGCGGTCTTGGCTTCAATCCCAGCGCGGTGATTGCCATCGTGGACCGGCTCCAGCAGCCCGAGGGCGAATGGAAGCCGTTCCAGGCGCGGCTCTCGCAGCGCTGGATGTTC